The following proteins are co-located in the Micromonospora coriariae genome:
- a CDS encoding acyl-CoA carboxylase subunit beta codes for MTTTALGADTLTVDHRDPEVRLRALFDAGSLRLLAPRDSSGVLWARGEIEGAPAIAYATDATRMGGAMGTDGCRHIVDAIDTAVRERVPVLGLWHSGGARLAEGVVALDAVGQVFAAMVRASGRVPQISVVLGPAAGGAAYGPALTDIVVMSGAGRIFVTGPEVVRSVTGEQVDMERLGGPEPHGRRSGVVHVTCADDAAAMVESRKLAALLGRQGRLSPNDVPAVDVDGHDLSAKMPAETNRAYDVKPVVQALLDGPGVELHAKWAPNVVTTLGRFAGRTVGVIANNPLRLGGCLDASSAEKAARFVRMCDSLGVPLIVLVDVPGYLPGLGQEWDGVVRRGAKLLHAFAEAVVPRVTLVTRKAYGGAYIAMNSRSLGATAVFAWPDAEVAVMGASAAVNILYRKKLAAAPAEERETLRAQLIEEQTRTAGGVNRALEIGVVDDVIKPAETRRRIAEALAGAPAARGAHGNIPL; via the coding sequence GTGACCACCACCGCCCTCGGTGCGGACACGCTCACCGTGGACCACCGGGATCCTGAGGTCCGCCTCCGGGCGCTGTTCGACGCCGGCTCGCTGCGCCTGCTGGCCCCCCGGGACAGCTCCGGGGTGCTCTGGGCGCGCGGCGAGATCGAGGGCGCGCCCGCCATCGCGTACGCCACCGACGCCACCAGGATGGGCGGCGCGATGGGCACGGACGGGTGCCGGCACATCGTCGACGCGATCGACACCGCCGTGCGGGAGCGGGTGCCGGTGCTGGGCCTCTGGCACTCCGGCGGCGCCCGGCTGGCCGAGGGCGTGGTCGCGCTCGACGCGGTCGGGCAGGTCTTCGCGGCCATGGTCCGCGCATCGGGCCGGGTACCGCAGATCTCCGTGGTGCTCGGGCCGGCGGCCGGTGGCGCGGCGTACGGGCCGGCGCTGACCGACATCGTGGTGATGAGCGGCGCCGGGCGGATCTTCGTGACCGGGCCCGAGGTGGTCCGCAGCGTCACCGGCGAGCAGGTCGACATGGAGCGCCTGGGCGGCCCCGAGCCGCACGGCCGGCGCTCCGGCGTGGTGCACGTGACCTGCGCCGACGACGCGGCGGCGATGGTCGAGTCGCGCAAGCTCGCCGCGCTGCTCGGCCGTCAGGGCCGGCTCTCACCCAACGACGTGCCGGCCGTCGACGTGGACGGGCACGACCTGTCGGCCAAGATGCCGGCCGAGACCAACCGGGCGTACGACGTCAAGCCGGTGGTCCAGGCCCTGCTCGACGGCCCCGGTGTGGAGCTGCACGCCAAGTGGGCGCCGAACGTGGTGACCACGTTGGGCCGGTTCGCCGGCCGGACGGTCGGCGTGATCGCCAACAACCCGCTACGCCTCGGCGGCTGCCTGGACGCCTCCAGCGCGGAGAAGGCGGCCCGGTTCGTCCGGATGTGCGACTCGCTGGGCGTACCGCTGATCGTGCTCGTCGACGTGCCCGGCTACCTGCCCGGCCTGGGCCAGGAATGGGACGGCGTGGTCCGGCGCGGGGCGAAGCTGCTGCACGCGTTCGCCGAGGCGGTGGTGCCGCGGGTGACCCTGGTGACGCGCAAGGCGTACGGCGGGGCGTACATCGCGATGAACTCCCGCTCGCTGGGTGCCACCGCGGTCTTCGCCTGGCCGGACGCGGAGGTCGCGGTGATGGGTGCCAGCGCGGCGGTCAACATCCTGTACCGCAAGAAGCTCGCGGCGGCTCCGGCGGAGGAGCGGGAGACGCTGCGTGCGCAGCTGATCGAGGAGCAGACCCGCACGGCGGGCGGGGTCAACCGGGCGCTGGAGATCGGCGTGGTCGACGACGTGATCAAGCCGGCGGAGACCCGTCGGCGGATCGCCGAGGCGCTGGCCGGTGCCCCGGCCGCCCGCGGCGCACACGGCAACATCCCGCTGTAG
- the fabF gene encoding beta-ketoacyl-ACP synthase II translates to MSRPDVVVTGLGATTPLGGDVASTWDAMLAGRSGVSALTQEWAAQLPVRIAAQLAVEPSEVLDRVRLRRLDRSEAIAIIAAQQAWADAGLADSGLDGERLAVSVGSGIGGATTLLAQDDILEASGPRRVSPHTIPMLMPNGPAAWVGLELGAKAGVHSVASACATGAEAIALGLDIIRAGRADVVVAGGTEAVIHALPIAGFSSMRAMSTRNDEPERASRPWDRGRDGFVLGEGAGIVVLERAEHAAARGARVYARLAGAGITSDAYDIVQPHAEGEGAIRAIAKAIADADVAKRDIVHVNAHATSTPVGDMLEIGALHKALGDHPVLAATKSMTGHLLGAAGALESIATILAIRDGVVPPTINLDDPDDGLTLEVAAHKARHMEIPAALNNAFGFGGHNVALVFTRA, encoded by the coding sequence ATGAGTCGTCCTGACGTCGTCGTCACCGGGCTCGGCGCGACGACCCCGCTCGGCGGGGACGTCGCGTCGACCTGGGACGCCATGCTCGCCGGCCGCTCCGGGGTGAGTGCCCTCACCCAGGAGTGGGCCGCGCAACTGCCGGTCCGGATCGCCGCCCAGCTGGCCGTGGAGCCGTCCGAGGTGCTGGACCGGGTCCGGCTGCGCCGGCTGGACCGCTCCGAGGCGATCGCGATCATCGCGGCGCAGCAGGCCTGGGCGGACGCCGGCCTGGCCGACTCCGGCCTCGACGGTGAACGGCTGGCGGTCAGCGTCGGCTCCGGCATCGGCGGTGCCACCACCCTTCTCGCCCAGGACGACATCCTGGAGGCGTCCGGGCCGCGGCGGGTCTCCCCGCACACGATTCCGATGCTGATGCCGAACGGTCCGGCCGCGTGGGTCGGGCTGGAGCTGGGCGCCAAGGCCGGCGTGCACTCGGTGGCCAGCGCCTGCGCCACCGGCGCCGAGGCGATCGCGCTGGGCCTGGACATCATCCGCGCCGGCCGGGCCGACGTGGTGGTGGCCGGCGGCACCGAGGCGGTCATCCACGCGCTGCCGATCGCCGGGTTCAGCTCGATGCGGGCCATGTCGACCCGCAACGACGAGCCGGAGCGGGCCTCCCGCCCGTGGGACCGGGGCCGTGACGGCTTCGTCCTCGGCGAGGGCGCCGGCATCGTGGTGCTGGAGCGGGCCGAGCACGCCGCCGCCCGGGGCGCCCGGGTGTACGCGCGCCTCGCCGGCGCCGGGATCACCTCCGACGCGTACGACATCGTGCAGCCGCACGCCGAGGGCGAGGGCGCGATCCGGGCCATCGCCAAGGCGATCGCGGACGCGGATGTGGCCAAGCGGGACATCGTGCACGTCAACGCGCACGCCACGTCGACCCCGGTCGGCGACATGCTGGAGATCGGCGCGCTGCACAAGGCTCTCGGCGACCACCCGGTGCTGGCCGCGACCAAGTCGATGACCGGTCACCTGCTCGGTGCGGCAGGCGCCCTGGAGTCGATCGCCACCATCCTGGCCATCCGCGATGGTGTCGTACCTCCGACGATCAACCTCGACGACCCGGACGACGGTCTCACCCTGGAGGTGGCCGCCCACAAGGCGCGCCACATGGAGATCCCGGCCGCGCTGAACAACGCGTTCGGCTTCGGGGGCCACAACGTGGCTCTCGTCTTCACCCGGGCCTGA